A portion of the Thermoflexus hugenholtzii JAD2 genome contains these proteins:
- the hepT gene encoding type VII toxin-antitoxin system HepT family RNase toxin, with amino-acid sequence MVRPEVLQRRLRKLDEYLEILRRLRRYRFEEFIQDPERYGSAERFLQLAIEALLDMGNHIIADLSLGEVRWYSDIPAILTERAGLDPELKEKWIRMIGFRNILVHEYMEVDRRIVYEILQSGLEDLERLRRFFAAFL; translated from the coding sequence ATGGTTCGACCGGAAGTTCTTCAACGTCGACTTCGCAAGCTGGATGAATACCTGGAGATCCTGCGCCGTCTGCGACGCTACCGCTTTGAGGAATTTATTCAGGACCCCGAGCGCTATGGCAGCGCGGAGCGCTTTCTGCAGCTCGCCATCGAGGCCCTCCTGGACATGGGCAACCATATCATCGCTGATCTCAGCCTGGGGGAAGTTCGATGGTATAGCGACATTCCAGCGATTCTGACTGAACGGGCTGGATTGGATCCTGAGCTGAAAGAGAAATGGATACGCATGATTGGGTTTCGCAACATCCTGGTCCATGAATACATGGAGGTGGATCGCCGGATCGTTTACGAAATCCTTCAATCCGGCCTGGAAGATCTCGAGCGGCTGCGGAGATTTTTTGCTGCTTTCCTGTGA
- the mntA gene encoding type VII toxin-antitoxin system MntA family adenylyltransferase antitoxin: MPDRPESAPFPNLDRLAEIFGKYPQIEAVYLFGSAAEGRLHAESDLDLAVLVRQGSPRPDLLSLLADLARHGFCRVDVVFLDTEDILLKFEAVRHNRIIYRTDAFDPGAFFSRVVRQYLDFVPYLRVQREAYKRRILHGSTGSSSTSTSQAG; encoded by the coding sequence ATGCCGGATCGTCCGGAGAGCGCCCCCTTTCCAAATCTGGATCGCCTGGCGGAGATCTTCGGGAAATATCCCCAGATCGAAGCGGTTTATCTCTTCGGCTCCGCTGCCGAGGGCCGCCTGCATGCGGAGAGCGACCTGGATCTGGCCGTCCTGGTGCGCCAGGGGTCCCCGCGGCCGGATCTTCTATCGCTGCTGGCCGACCTCGCCCGCCACGGCTTCTGCCGGGTCGATGTGGTGTTCCTGGACACCGAGGATATCCTCCTGAAGTTCGAAGCGGTCCGCCACAATCGGATCATCTACCGGACCGATGCTTTCGATCCCGGGGCCTTCTTCTCCCGCGTTGTGCGCCAGTATCTGGATTTCGTCCCCTACCTGCGGGTGCAGCGGGAGGCTTACAAACGGAGGATCCTCCATGGTTCGACCGGAAGTTCTTCAACGTCGACTTCGCAAGCTGGATGA
- a CDS encoding ABC transporter permease, translated as MVTLLGGIALVLVGRLLFGMRFEGDPLGVLVGFTLGTLAFLGLGLAVGSLAPTARVAQAVGMILAFPMMALGGAWMPLEILPESIRRISAWLPLTHVVTLMRGLWAGGSLGSHLGDLAFLIVTGVAGGLLAARFFRWE; from the coding sequence GTGGTGACCCTCCTCGGAGGGATCGCCCTGGTCCTCGTGGGGCGGCTGTTATTCGGCATGCGCTTCGAGGGGGATCCCCTGGGGGTCCTCGTCGGCTTCACCCTGGGCACCCTCGCTTTCCTGGGGCTGGGGCTGGCTGTGGGGAGCCTCGCGCCCACCGCTCGGGTCGCCCAGGCTGTGGGGATGATCCTGGCCTTCCCCATGATGGCCCTGGGCGGCGCCTGGATGCCACTGGAAATCCTGCCCGAGTCCATCCGCCGGATCTCGGCATGGCTTCCTCTGACCCACGTGGTCACCCTGATGCGCGGACTGTGGGCCGGAGGGTCGTTGGGGAGCCACCTTGGGGACCTCGCCTTCCTGATCGTGACCGGTGTGGCCGGCGGGCTGCTCGCCGCGCGGTTCTTCCGGTGGGAGTGA
- a CDS encoding CPBP family intramembrane glutamic endopeptidase: MRTDLPRRYLLFPFLSVIATSLTLAGLRAAGLPPERATLALGIHDPALLRVLLYALWAAATAWALVWILRREGIGLADLGWRGRLSPDAIGLAVLGAWAAAMIWLPFDVLRQALGIPLYWDPAQRGFIQPASIPEFATAALAGLILVPPAEETMFRGYVLPALEGRIGRLGALLLHNVLFALYHGAIGPGLVLYIFFWSFFPALLYLRYRSIYPPMLMHFLNNIWVDLLVPILFSGR; encoded by the coding sequence ATGCGCACCGATCTTCCGCGTCGCTATCTTCTCTTCCCTTTCCTCAGCGTCATCGCCACCTCCTTGACCCTCGCCGGCCTCCGCGCCGCGGGTCTCCCTCCGGAGAGAGCGACCCTGGCCCTTGGGATCCACGATCCGGCCCTGTTGCGCGTGCTGCTCTACGCGTTGTGGGCCGCTGCCACCGCGTGGGCCCTTGTGTGGATCCTCCGTCGGGAAGGCATCGGCCTTGCGGATCTGGGATGGCGGGGGAGGCTCTCCCCGGACGCCATCGGGTTGGCCGTTCTGGGGGCATGGGCGGCCGCGATGATCTGGCTGCCCTTCGACGTCCTGCGGCAAGCCCTCGGCATCCCCCTTTACTGGGATCCCGCACAACGGGGCTTCATCCAGCCCGCCTCCATCCCGGAATTCGCAACAGCGGCCCTGGCCGGCCTGATCCTGGTCCCCCCGGCGGAGGAGACCATGTTCCGGGGATATGTGCTCCCGGCCCTGGAAGGACGCATCGGCCGTCTCGGGGCGCTGCTCCTACATAACGTTCTCTTCGCCCTTTATCACGGCGCCATCGGGCCCGGCCTCGTCCTCTATATCTTCTTCTGGTCCTTCTTCCCCGCCCTGCTGTATCTGCGTTATCGCTCCATTTATCCGCCTATGCTGATGCACTTTCTCAACAACATCTGGGTGGACCTGCTGGTCCCCATTCTCTTCAGCGGGAGGTGA
- a CDS encoding winged helix-turn-helix domain-containing protein, translated as MEILDLDPIIHERVRLGIMTLLLQAGELDFGTLKRELGVTDGNLAQHLRVLEEHGLIEVHKAFVGRRPRTTYTLTPEGRRRLWEYLERLSALLRSLKKPGPRARR; from the coding sequence ATGGAGATCCTGGATCTGGACCCCATCATCCACGAGCGGGTGCGCCTGGGGATCATGACACTGCTCCTTCAGGCGGGGGAGCTGGACTTCGGGACCCTGAAGCGGGAGCTGGGCGTCACGGACGGCAACCTGGCCCAGCACCTCCGGGTGCTGGAGGAGCACGGGCTCATCGAGGTGCACAAGGCCTTCGTGGGGCGACGACCCCGCACCACCTACACCCTCACCCCGGAGGGCCGCCGCCGGCTGTGGGAATACCTGGAGCGCCTGTCCGCCCTGCTGCGGTCCCTGAAAAAGCCCGGCCCACGCGCCCGGCGCTGA
- the acnA gene encoding aconitate hydratase AcnA, producing MTRSDPFGAKATLETAAGTVVYYQLSRLAEQGVSDPSRLPFSIRVLLENLLRHCDGSLVTEEDVLALARWAPRDLPDREIPFMPARVILQDFTGVPAVVDLAAMRSAVKRLGGDPRRINPLVPADLVIDHSVQVDFFGTELAFYLNVEKEFERNRERYALLRWAQKAFRNFRVVPPGTGIVHQVNLEYLAKVVQTRGVNGEVVAFPDTLVGTDSHTTMINALGVLGWGVGGIEAEAVMLGQPYYMRIPEVIGVRLTGHLPEGATATDLVLTITQLLRKKGVVDKFVEFFGPGLRALSLPDRATIANMAPEYGATCGFFPVDEETLAYLRGTGREPDLVDLVERYTKAQGLFYDGQGPDPLYTDVVELDLGAIEPTLAGPRRPHDRVPLREVKRQFWESIASMLPPLNPAQAQAVGRLEGEGGVVAPAPAATAAPSAPAIWVSLDGQTVTLGHGAVVIAAITSCTNTSNPSVMIGAGLLARNAVKRGLMVKPYVKTSLAPGSPVVVDYLRRAGLLPYLEALRFHLVGFGCTTCIGNSGPLPEPIAKAIREHNLVAVAVLSGNRNFEARIHPLVRANYLASPMLVVAYALAGRIDIDFEREPIGFDPNGQPVFLRDIWPSPEEIQGVIRESLDPEMFRARYARVFEGDERWRSLPVPEGDLYEWDPDSTYIQEPPFFREFSLEPPPLQDIRGARVLAVLGDTVTTDHISPAGSIPVNSPAGQYLIARGVPPADFNTYGARRGNHEVMIRGTFANIRLKNMLVPGTEGGYTVYHPTGERMTIYEAAMRYQEVGIPLIILAGKEYGSGSSRDWAAKGTALLGVKAVLAESFERIHRSNLVGMGVLPLQFRPGENRESLGLTGFEIYDIEGIAQGLRPRQEVIVRARRADGTEIAFPAIARLDTPVEVEYYRHGGILPAVLRRILQEAS from the coding sequence ATGACGCGGTCCGATCCCTTCGGCGCGAAGGCGACGCTGGAAACCGCGGCCGGAACGGTCGTGTATTACCAGCTCAGCCGTCTGGCGGAGCAGGGCGTAAGCGATCCCTCCCGTCTGCCCTTCTCCATCCGGGTCCTTCTCGAGAACCTCCTTCGGCACTGCGACGGCAGCCTGGTGACCGAAGAGGATGTCCTGGCCCTCGCCCGCTGGGCCCCTCGGGATCTTCCGGATCGGGAGATCCCGTTCATGCCCGCCCGGGTGATCCTCCAGGATTTCACCGGCGTCCCTGCGGTGGTGGATCTGGCGGCGATGCGCTCCGCGGTGAAGCGCCTGGGCGGGGATCCCCGACGGATCAACCCCCTGGTCCCGGCGGATCTGGTGATCGATCACTCCGTCCAGGTGGATTTCTTCGGGACGGAGCTCGCTTTTTACCTGAACGTGGAGAAGGAGTTCGAGCGCAACCGGGAGCGCTACGCCCTGCTGCGCTGGGCCCAGAAAGCCTTCCGGAACTTCCGGGTGGTGCCCCCCGGCACCGGCATCGTCCACCAGGTGAACCTGGAATACCTGGCGAAGGTGGTTCAGACCCGAGGGGTGAACGGGGAGGTGGTGGCCTTCCCGGACACCTTGGTGGGCACGGATTCCCACACGACGATGATCAACGCCCTGGGCGTGCTGGGTTGGGGCGTGGGCGGCATCGAGGCCGAGGCGGTGATGCTGGGCCAGCCTTACTATATGCGCATCCCGGAGGTGATCGGCGTCCGCCTCACGGGCCACCTCCCCGAGGGCGCCACGGCCACCGACCTCGTCCTCACCATCACCCAGCTCCTCCGCAAGAAGGGGGTGGTGGATAAGTTCGTGGAGTTCTTCGGGCCCGGGCTCCGCGCCCTCAGCCTGCCGGATCGGGCGACCATCGCCAACATGGCGCCCGAATATGGTGCCACATGCGGGTTCTTCCCCGTGGATGAGGAGACGCTGGCGTATCTGCGGGGGACCGGGCGGGAGCCGGATTTGGTGGACCTGGTGGAGCGCTACACGAAGGCCCAGGGCCTCTTTTACGATGGCCAGGGGCCGGATCCCCTCTATACGGATGTGGTGGAGCTGGATCTGGGGGCCATCGAGCCCACCCTGGCCGGGCCGCGGCGCCCCCATGACCGGGTGCCCCTGCGGGAGGTGAAGCGCCAGTTCTGGGAGAGCATCGCCTCCATGTTGCCGCCCCTGAACCCGGCTCAGGCGCAGGCCGTCGGCCGGCTGGAAGGGGAGGGCGGGGTGGTCGCGCCCGCTCCCGCGGCGACGGCGGCCCCCTCTGCCCCCGCCATCTGGGTGAGCCTGGACGGCCAGACGGTGACCCTGGGGCACGGCGCTGTGGTCATCGCGGCCATCACCTCCTGCACCAACACCTCGAACCCCTCCGTGATGATCGGGGCTGGGTTGCTGGCCCGCAACGCGGTCAAGCGCGGGCTGATGGTGAAGCCCTACGTGAAGACCAGCCTGGCCCCCGGCTCGCCGGTGGTGGTGGATTACCTACGTCGGGCGGGTCTGTTGCCCTACCTGGAGGCCCTGCGCTTCCATCTGGTCGGGTTCGGCTGCACCACATGCATCGGCAACAGCGGCCCGCTGCCCGAGCCCATCGCCAAAGCCATCCGGGAGCACAATCTGGTGGCCGTCGCCGTCCTGAGCGGCAACCGCAATTTCGAGGCCCGCATCCATCCGCTGGTCCGCGCCAACTACCTGGCCTCCCCCATGTTGGTGGTGGCCTACGCCCTGGCCGGCCGCATCGACATCGACTTCGAGCGTGAGCCCATCGGGTTCGACCCCAACGGCCAGCCGGTCTTCCTGCGGGACATCTGGCCCTCCCCGGAGGAGATCCAGGGCGTGATCCGCGAGAGCCTGGACCCGGAGATGTTCCGGGCCCGCTATGCCCGCGTCTTCGAAGGGGATGAGCGGTGGCGGAGCCTCCCGGTCCCGGAGGGGGATCTCTATGAATGGGATCCGGATTCCACCTACATCCAGGAGCCGCCCTTCTTCCGGGAGTTCTCCCTGGAGCCTCCGCCGCTGCAGGACATCCGGGGAGCGCGGGTCTTGGCCGTGCTGGGCGACACCGTCACCACCGATCACATCTCGCCCGCCGGCAGCATCCCGGTCAACAGCCCTGCGGGGCAGTATCTGATCGCCCGGGGGGTTCCGCCGGCCGACTTCAACACCTACGGCGCCCGGCGCGGCAACCACGAGGTGATGATCCGCGGCACCTTCGCCAACATCCGCCTGAAGAACATGCTGGTGCCGGGGACCGAAGGGGGCTACACGGTCTATCATCCCACCGGAGAGCGGATGACCATCTATGAGGCGGCGATGCGCTATCAGGAGGTGGGGATCCCGCTGATCATCCTCGCCGGCAAGGAATACGGCAGCGGCTCCTCCCGGGACTGGGCGGCCAAGGGCACGGCGCTGCTGGGGGTCAAGGCCGTGCTGGCCGAGTCCTTCGAGCGGATCCACCGCAGCAACCTGGTGGGGATGGGCGTGCTCCCGCTGCAGTTCCGCCCCGGCGAGAACCGGGAGTCCCTGGGCCTCACCGGCTTCGAGATCTACGATATCGAGGGGATCGCTCAGGGCCTGCGGCCGCGCCAGGAGGTCATCGTGCGGGCCCGGCGGGCGGACGGGACGGAGATCGCCTTCCCGGCCATCGCCCGTCTGGACACGCCGGTGGAGGTGGAATATTACCGCCACGGTGGGATCCTCCCCGCGGTGCTGCGGCGGATCCTCCAGGAGGCGTCCTGA
- a CDS encoding ferritin-like domain-containing protein: MDEKLAQLIEGLNRDLNAELNTIIRYIRHASVLKGLAGHEVRELLQKEVMDEVKHAMYLADKIVALGGIPRVQPQAPTEVSDWRGVLEDSLKFELEAIAGYRERAAQAEAVGDIGLKATLEMFAEDETRHKEEIERLLGGPAF, from the coding sequence ATGGATGAGAAGCTGGCGCAGCTCATCGAAGGTCTGAATCGGGATCTCAACGCCGAGCTCAACACGATCATCCGTTACATCCGCCATGCCAGCGTCCTCAAGGGCCTGGCCGGCCACGAGGTGCGGGAGCTCCTCCAGAAGGAGGTGATGGACGAGGTCAAGCACGCGATGTATCTGGCCGACAAGATCGTGGCCCTGGGCGGAATCCCTCGGGTCCAGCCCCAGGCGCCCACGGAGGTCTCCGACTGGCGGGGCGTGCTGGAGGATTCCCTCAAATTCGAGCTGGAGGCGATCGCCGGCTATCGGGAGCGGGCGGCCCAGGCCGAGGCGGTGGGGGATATCGGCCTGAAGGCCACCCTGGAGATGTTCGCCGAGGACGAAACCCGGCACAAGGAGGAGATCGAGCGGCTCCTGGGCGGGCCAGCCTTTTAG
- a CDS encoding HEPN domain-containing protein produces the protein MWIEKAEGDWRTSARELRARRHPNYDAACFHAQQAAEKYLQENRIFFPKARNRLLGSWSA, from the coding sequence ATGTGGATCGAGAAAGCTGAAGGCGATTGGAGAACCAGTGCCCGGGAACTCCGGGCCCGCAGGCACCCGAATTACGATGCAGCCTGCTTCCATGCCCAACAAGCTGCGGAGAAATACTTGCAAGAAAACAGAATATTCTTTCCAAAAGCCAGGAACAGGCTGTTGGGGTCCTGGAGCGCCTGA
- the holB gene encoding DNA polymerase III subunit delta', with the protein MGLARWVVGHRSVIRLLERQRAEGRIAHAYLFTGPPHVGRRTLAWAWGMALLCAESDPPCGSCRACRRMEAGHHPDALYVAPEGNSLKIDQIREVQRQLALTPVEGPYRVVLFDEAEKMTTEAANALLKTLEEPPSYAVLMLIAPSPESLLPTVVSRCQVLSLDPVPIAEIRQALQARWGVPAERADRLARRSGGRLGWAVQAAHDPEVAARYEERIRRIHELLTRGRWERFRFAEALAGEEEETRQAFLEAAMAWWRDVLYCAAGAALPLIHEEDRQRIQRVAERVGLAGARTALEATRRTWNALQRNANARLALEAMLLDWPFLPEEDFESDPMPAPALSSDVPGGPP; encoded by the coding sequence ATGGGGTTGGCTCGTTGGGTGGTCGGTCATCGGTCGGTCATCCGCCTGTTGGAGCGCCAGCGGGCGGAAGGGCGGATCGCCCACGCGTATCTGTTCACGGGTCCGCCCCATGTAGGCCGGCGGACCCTGGCCTGGGCGTGGGGGATGGCCCTGTTGTGCGCCGAGTCCGATCCTCCCTGCGGGTCCTGTCGCGCGTGCCGCCGGATGGAGGCCGGACATCATCCTGATGCCCTGTATGTGGCCCCGGAGGGCAACAGCCTGAAGATCGATCAGATCCGCGAGGTCCAGCGGCAGCTCGCCCTCACCCCGGTGGAGGGGCCTTATCGGGTGGTGCTCTTCGATGAGGCGGAGAAGATGACCACGGAGGCCGCGAACGCCCTGCTCAAGACCCTGGAGGAGCCGCCCTCTTACGCGGTGCTCATGCTCATCGCGCCCTCCCCTGAGTCCTTGTTGCCTACCGTAGTCTCCCGCTGTCAGGTCCTCTCTCTCGATCCTGTTCCGATCGCTGAGATCCGTCAGGCCCTGCAGGCTCGCTGGGGTGTCCCCGCCGAGCGGGCGGATCGCCTGGCGCGGCGCTCCGGAGGGCGCCTCGGATGGGCGGTCCAGGCGGCCCATGACCCGGAGGTAGCGGCCCGCTATGAGGAGCGGATCCGCCGGATCCATGAGCTGCTGACCCGGGGACGATGGGAGCGGTTCCGGTTCGCCGAGGCGCTGGCCGGAGAAGAGGAAGAGACCCGCCAGGCCTTTCTGGAGGCCGCCATGGCATGGTGGCGAGATGTCTTATACTGCGCGGCGGGAGCCGCGTTGCCCCTGATTCACGAGGAGGACCGCCAGCGCATCCAGCGGGTGGCGGAGCGGGTGGGCCTGGCGGGCGCCCGGACCGCGCTGGAGGCCACGCGGCGGACGTGGAACGCCCTGCAGCGCAACGCCAACGCCCGCCTCGCCCTGGAGGCGATGCTCCTGGACTGGCCCTTCCTTCCTGAGGAGGATTTTGAATCGGATCCCATGCCGGCTCCTGCGCTCTCGTCGGATGTGCCGGGAGGTCCGCCATGA
- a CDS encoding glycoside hydrolase family 10 protein: MSRRRALPGLLLLLLFVGSSPMRPDGIPPADVENALWYVWSRYIPAIPFHASPAFPSIGGEVQAGPYQVYLPLVMRAPSAAPEFRALWVTRFDWTRADGTWARPEMLVAIADQAAAARFNVLLFQVRGVGDAYYAPGYEPWAARLTGTVTRTLGVSPGFDPLRVLLEAAHARGLQVHAYVNVYPTWLCGVGAPPDGLNPPHPFWTFSRTNGRSWSAWRVYDASGMPMNMMTCGSYLWATPAWSGVRDHLRRVVGDLMRRYDLDGVHLDLIRYPGPDYSYDPFTPSFSSPAERAEWQREQVNAMVREISVVVKGIRPQAWVTAAVWGVYQNRWGWPGFRQGYSDYYQDSKRWLREGWVDAIMPMIYPAGPSANCPDTTVWTLDRFRILVADFLADAGGRYVFPGIHGGYACFQDVLDRIQAARALGARGMAIFAYGPLSQRGYWDELATQAFPQPAPVPPLP; this comes from the coding sequence ATGAGCCGTCGCAGAGCGCTCCCCGGCCTCCTCCTGTTGCTCCTGTTCGTTGGGTCCAGCCCCATGCGCCCGGATGGGATCCCTCCTGCGGACGTGGAGAACGCGCTCTGGTATGTATGGAGCCGCTACATCCCTGCCATCCCATTCCATGCCTCCCCTGCTTTCCCTTCGATCGGGGGAGAGGTCCAGGCCGGACCGTATCAGGTTTATCTCCCTCTGGTGATGCGCGCGCCTTCGGCCGCGCCGGAGTTTCGGGCCCTTTGGGTGACGCGGTTTGACTGGACGCGGGCGGATGGGACGTGGGCGCGGCCGGAGATGCTGGTGGCCATTGCGGATCAGGCGGCGGCGGCCCGTTTCAACGTTCTTCTTTTCCAGGTTCGTGGGGTGGGGGATGCGTATTACGCGCCGGGGTATGAGCCGTGGGCGGCTCGTTTGACGGGGACGGTGACGCGCACGCTGGGGGTTTCACCAGGGTTTGATCCGCTTCGGGTGCTTCTGGAGGCGGCCCATGCCCGGGGGCTTCAGGTTCACGCGTATGTCAATGTGTATCCGACCTGGCTCTGCGGGGTGGGGGCGCCTCCGGACGGCCTGAACCCGCCTCATCCTTTCTGGACTTTCTCCCGGACCAACGGGCGCTCGTGGAGCGCGTGGCGAGTGTATGATGCTTCGGGCATGCCAATGAATATGATGACCTGTGGCAGTTACCTCTGGGCCACGCCGGCGTGGTCGGGGGTGCGGGATCACTTGCGGCGGGTGGTGGGGGATCTGATGCGCCGATATGATCTGGACGGGGTGCATCTGGACCTGATCCGCTATCCGGGCCCGGATTATTCCTATGATCCGTTCACGCCCTCCTTCAGCAGCCCGGCGGAGCGGGCGGAGTGGCAGCGGGAGCAGGTGAACGCCATGGTCCGGGAGATCTCGGTGGTGGTGAAGGGGATACGTCCGCAGGCCTGGGTCACTGCGGCGGTGTGGGGGGTTTATCAGAACCGCTGGGGGTGGCCGGGGTTCCGCCAGGGCTATTCGGACTACTATCAGGATTCCAAGCGCTGGCTGCGGGAGGGGTGGGTGGACGCCATTATGCCGATGATTTACCCGGCGGGGCCCTCCGCGAACTGCCCGGACACCACGGTCTGGACCCTGGATCGTTTCCGCATCCTGGTGGCGGATTTCCTGGCGGACGCCGGCGGGCGCTATGTGTTTCCAGGCATCCACGGGGGCTATGCCTGCTTCCAGGACGTCCTGGACCGCATTCAGGCGGCCCGAGCGCTGGGAGCGCGGGGGATGGCGATCTTCGCCTACGGGCCTCTGAGCCAGCGGGGCTACTGGGATGAGCTGGCCACCCAGGCCTTCCCGCAGCCCGCTCCCGTCCCGCCGTTGCCCTAA
- a CDS encoding SPFH domain-containing protein — protein MPRIFDVIEWADDTGREIVRRFPEEGAGDFRLGSQLIVRESQVAVFFRDGRALDVFGPGRHTLTTANIPLLINLLGPLFSGRSPFTAEVYFVSTREFVDLKWGTPDPIVVRNPGMGLGVVLLQGHGTFALQVRDPQLFVNKIVGVQRLYETERIVGYLRSILVSKLADVVGNFNRPVVDLAGFFEELGAAVRAKAQEDFGALGLDLKAFYVQSLRPSSKTVEELRAMGLLDVQTYAQLQAADALREAAQQELGGLAAAGVGAGAGFGLAQFFTQLFQGMTRPAAPTGPTPAPEIMTVEEAAAYLKVSPEDIVQLIESGQLKARKIGTTYRISRTAIEEFMKGG, from the coding sequence ATGCCCCGCATCTTCGATGTGATCGAGTGGGCGGATGACACCGGACGGGAGATCGTCCGCCGTTTCCCGGAGGAGGGGGCCGGGGATTTTCGATTGGGCTCCCAGCTGATCGTGCGGGAGAGCCAGGTCGCGGTGTTCTTCCGGGACGGGAGGGCCCTGGATGTGTTCGGGCCGGGCCGTCACACCCTGACCACAGCCAACATCCCGCTGCTGATCAACCTGCTGGGCCCGCTCTTCAGCGGCCGCTCCCCCTTCACCGCCGAAGTCTACTTCGTCTCCACCCGGGAGTTTGTGGACCTCAAATGGGGGACCCCGGACCCCATCGTGGTGCGCAACCCTGGCATGGGCCTGGGGGTGGTGCTGCTTCAGGGCCACGGGACCTTCGCCCTTCAGGTGCGGGATCCCCAGCTCTTCGTCAACAAGATCGTGGGCGTGCAACGCCTGTATGAGACCGAACGCATCGTGGGCTACCTGCGCAGCATCCTGGTGAGCAAATTGGCCGATGTGGTGGGGAACTTCAACCGCCCGGTGGTGGACCTGGCCGGGTTCTTCGAAGAGCTCGGCGCGGCGGTGCGAGCCAAAGCGCAGGAGGACTTCGGGGCCTTGGGGCTGGACCTCAAAGCCTTCTACGTGCAGTCCCTGCGTCCCTCCTCGAAGACCGTTGAGGAGCTGCGGGCCATGGGGCTGCTCGATGTGCAGACCTATGCCCAGCTGCAGGCGGCGGACGCCCTGCGGGAGGCGGCCCAGCAGGAGCTGGGCGGGCTGGCCGCGGCCGGCGTGGGCGCAGGGGCCGGCTTCGGGCTCGCCCAGTTCTTCACCCAGCTCTTCCAGGGGATGACCCGCCCGGCCGCTCCGACCGGCCCTACCCCCGCCCCGGAGATCATGACCGTGGAAGAAGCCGCCGCCTACCTGAAGGTCTCCCCGGAAGACATCGTGCAGCTCATCGAGTCCGGCCAGCTGAAGGCCCGCAAGATCGGGACCACTTATCGCATCAGTCGCACGGCCATCGAAGAGTTCATGAAGGGCGGATGA
- a CDS encoding HesB/IscA family protein — MVEPARRDEELTVQVPVVRLTEAAARRLRALIREKNIPARYLRVFVAGGGCCGLQYGMGFEDQPAETDHQLESQGISLLVDPISASYLWGSTIDYVEDPAGGFFQIHNPNVLPSCGCDHSSGSSCGCGSH, encoded by the coding sequence ATGGTCGAGCCGGCCCGGCGGGATGAGGAGCTCACCGTGCAGGTTCCGGTGGTGAGGCTGACGGAGGCGGCAGCCCGACGTCTGCGCGCGCTCATTCGCGAGAAGAACATCCCCGCCCGGTATCTGCGGGTGTTCGTCGCCGGCGGGGGATGCTGCGGGCTTCAGTATGGCATGGGGTTCGAAGACCAGCCCGCGGAGACGGATCACCAGCTGGAGAGCCAGGGGATCTCCCTCCTGGTGGACCCGATCAGCGCCTCGTATCTGTGGGGCTCGACCATCGACTACGTCGAGGATCCGGCCGGGGGATTCTTTCAGATCCACAATCCCAACGTCCTTCCCTCCTGCGGGTGCGATCATTCCTCCGGTTCCAGCTGTGGATGTGGCTCCCATTGA